Proteins from a single region of Oreochromis niloticus isolate F11D_XX linkage group LG7, O_niloticus_UMD_NMBU, whole genome shotgun sequence:
- the ube2l3a gene encoding ubiquitin-conjugating enzyme E2 L3a has protein sequence MTSARRLTREIQDIRDSGIKNFRIIQVDESNILNWQGLIVPDCPPYDKGAFRIEIIFPAEYPFKPPKITFKTKIYHPNIDEKGQVCLPIISVENWKPATKTCQVIQCLVAMVNMPQPEHPLRADLAEEYTKDRVKFMKNAEEFTKKHSEKRPVD, from the exons ATGACTTCGGCTAGGAGACTAACTAGG GAGATTCAAGACATTCGCGATTCTGGAATAAAGAATTTCCGAATCATTCAAGTGGATGAATCTAATATTTTGAACTGGCAAGGGCTTATTGTTCCT gACTGTCCTCCATATGACAAAGGAGCATTTCGGATTGAGATCATCTTCCCTGCAGAGTATCCTTTCAAGCCACCTAAGATAACCTTCAAGACAAAAATCTACCACCCCAACATTGATGAAAAGGGCCAGGTCTGCCTGCCCATCATCAGTGTGGAGAACTGGAAGCCAGCCACGAAAACCTGCCAAG TGATTCAGTGTCTGGTTGCGATGGTGAACATGCCTCAGCCAGAGCATCCACTGAGGGCTGACCTGGCAGAGGAGTACACTAAAGACCGTGTGAAATTCATGAAGAACGCAGAGGAGTTCACAAAGAAACACAGTGAAAAGCGACCTGTGGACTGA